In Antechinus flavipes isolate AdamAnt ecotype Samford, QLD, Australia chromosome 3, AdamAnt_v2, whole genome shotgun sequence, a genomic segment contains:
- the LOC127556197 gene encoding uncharacterized protein LOC127556197, translating into MLLLPRTVFRSCPFHSASVCSGFFCLVVVHFTLHQFAAGFSVWLLCISFCISLQRVFLSGCCAFHSASVCSGFFCSGVVHFPLYHFAAGFSVWLLCISFCISLQRVFLFQCCAFPSASICSGVFLFRCCSFHSASVCSGFFCSDVVHFPLHQFAAGFSVPVLLISLCISLQRVFLCRGCALHFASVCSGVFLFPCCAFPSASVCSRFFCSGVVHFPLHHFTAGFSVLVLLISLCISLQRVFLFGCCAFHSTSVCSLGFFSEICLLIFSYSTIVSHHNNITQLVQPFPYGWTWPQFPILGRH; encoded by the exons ATGTTACTGTTACCTCGTACAGTGTTCCGGAGTTGtccatttcactctgcatcagtttgcAGCGGGTTTTTCTGTCTGGTTGTTGtgcatttcactctgcatcagtttgcAGCGGGTTTTTCTGTCTGGTTGTTGtgcatttcattctgcatcagtttgcAGCGGGTTTTTCTGTCTGGTTGTTGtgcatttcattctgcatcagtttgcAGCGGGTTTTTCTGTTCCGGTGTTGTGCATTTCCCTCTGTATCATTTTGCAGCGGGTTTTTCTGTCTGGTTGTTGtgcatttcattctgcatcagtttgcAGCGGGTTTTTCTGTTCCAGTGTTGTGCATTTCCCTCTGCATCAATTTGCAGCGGAGTTTTTCTGTTccggtgctgctcatttcactctgcatcagtttgcAGTGGGTTTTTTTGTTCCGATGTTGTGCATTTCCCTCTGCATCAGTTTGCAGCGG GTTTTTCTGTTccggtgctgctcatttcactctgcatcagtttgcAGCGGGTTTTTCTGTGTCGGGGTTGTGCATtacactttgcatcagtttgcaGCGGGGTTTTTCTCTTCCCGTGTTGTGCATTTCCCTCTGCATCAGTTTGCAGCAGATTTTTCTGTTCCGGTGTTGTGCATTTCCCTCTGCATCATTTTACAGCAGGTTTTTCTGttctggtgctgctcatttcactctgcatcagtttgcAGCGGGTTTTTCTGTTCGGGTGTTGTGCatttcactctacatcagtttGCAGCTTagggtttttttctgaaatctgcctgctcatcttttcatatagcacaatagtatcccatcacaATAATATAACCCAGCTAGTCCAACCATTCCCCTATGGATGGACATggcctcaatttccaattctcggaaggcactag